One region of Priestia megaterium genomic DNA includes:
- a CDS encoding amino acid permease translates to MANKELKRGLESRHIQMIALGGTIGVGLFMGSASTIKWTGPSVLLAYAICGVFIFFIMRAMGEMLYLEPSTGSFATFGHKYIHPLAGYITAWSNWFQWVIVGMAEIIAVGAYMQYWFPHLPAWVPGIIAMIILGAANLISVKSFGEFEFWFAMIKIVTIVLMIIAGLGLVFFGLGNGGEALGLSNLWANGGFFTGGWSGFFFALSLVIAAYQGVELIGITAGEAKDPKKTLTSAIQSLIWRILIFYIGAIFIIVTVYPWNELDSLGSPFVSTFAKVGITAAAGIINFVVITAAMSGCNSGIFSAGRMLYTLGVNGQAPAFFTKVSRNGVPIYSTVAVMIGLAAGVVLNYIAPPNVFVYVYSASVLPGMIPWFVILISQIRFRKAKGAAMDQHPFKMPFAPVTNYVTIAFLLMVLVGMWFNDETRISLIVGIIFLAIVVLSYYVLGIGKRTEVRSSERRKLVK, encoded by the coding sequence TTGGCAAACAAAGAGTTAAAAAGAGGGCTTGAATCTCGTCATATTCAAATGATTGCTCTTGGAGGAACGATCGGGGTAGGGTTATTTATGGGTTCAGCAAGCACCATTAAATGGACGGGGCCATCCGTCCTGCTTGCGTATGCTATTTGCGGCGTTTTTATTTTCTTTATTATGCGTGCAATGGGTGAAATGCTTTACTTAGAGCCAAGTACGGGTTCATTTGCGACATTTGGTCATAAATATATTCACCCGTTAGCTGGCTACATTACGGCTTGGAGCAACTGGTTTCAGTGGGTCATTGTCGGCATGGCAGAAATTATTGCCGTCGGAGCTTATATGCAGTACTGGTTCCCGCATTTGCCGGCGTGGGTTCCGGGAATTATCGCCATGATCATTCTCGGTGCGGCAAATTTAATCTCAGTAAAATCGTTTGGAGAGTTTGAATTTTGGTTTGCAATGATTAAAATCGTGACGATTGTTCTCATGATTATTGCCGGTCTTGGCCTTGTTTTCTTCGGTCTTGGAAACGGGGGAGAAGCGCTTGGACTATCGAATTTGTGGGCAAACGGCGGTTTCTTTACAGGCGGATGGTCCGGCTTTTTCTTTGCGCTGTCGCTTGTGATTGCTGCCTATCAAGGAGTAGAGCTTATTGGAATTACAGCAGGAGAAGCCAAAGATCCTAAAAAAACGTTAACAAGCGCGATTCAAAGCTTGATTTGGCGTATATTAATCTTTTATATCGGTGCCATCTTTATCATTGTAACGGTATATCCGTGGAACGAGCTGGACTCACTCGGCAGTCCGTTTGTTTCTACATTTGCGAAAGTAGGGATTACGGCAGCTGCGGGAATCATTAACTTTGTGGTCATTACAGCGGCAATGTCTGGATGTAACAGCGGAATTTTCAGCGCAGGACGCATGCTTTATACGTTAGGCGTAAACGGACAGGCTCCAGCGTTTTTTACAAAGGTTTCTCGAAACGGTGTACCTATTTATAGTACCGTTGCGGTAATGATTGGGTTAGCTGCGGGCGTTGTCTTAAATTATATTGCTCCGCCAAATGTTTTTGTGTACGTGTACAGCGCGAGCGTGCTTCCAGGTATGATTCCATGGTTTGTCATTCTTATTAGTCAAATTCGTTTTCGAAAAGCAAAAGGAGCGGCGATGGATCAGCATCCATTTAAAATGCCTTTTGCTCCTGTGACGAACTACGTAACCATCGCGTTTTTACTTATGGTGCTTGTAGGCATGTGGTTTAATGATGAAACGCGCATATCGCTGATTGTTGGGATTATCTTTTTAGCTATTGTCGTGCTGAGCTACTATGTACTAGGTATCGGTAAACGCACGGAAGTACGGTCTTCTGAAAGACGTAAGCTAGTGAAATAA
- a CDS encoding DUF2199 domain-containing protein yields the protein MRRRRLYGKKKTNKLHYKDLTCEHPLPALPMSYTSEAPFYYYEASEDEKQNDFELYSEICIMNQEHFFVKGCVEIPVLNEEDPFIWNIWVSLSEENFHRMINLWESDEREHEPPYFGWFSVSIPGYPETLNLKTNVHTRPVGTRPLIELEPTDHPLAIEQREGITLERIKDIQKQLATY from the coding sequence ATGCGAAGAAGACGATTATACGGCAAAAAGAAAACGAACAAACTTCACTATAAAGACTTAACTTGTGAACACCCTCTGCCCGCTTTGCCTATGAGTTATACAAGTGAAGCTCCTTTTTACTATTATGAGGCGTCAGAAGACGAAAAACAAAACGACTTTGAACTATATTCAGAGATTTGTATCATGAATCAAGAACATTTTTTCGTCAAAGGCTGCGTTGAAATTCCCGTTCTTAATGAAGAAGACCCTTTCATTTGGAACATTTGGGTTTCTTTAAGCGAAGAAAATTTTCATCGAATGATAAATTTATGGGAAAGTGACGAAAGAGAACATGAACCGCCTTATTTCGGCTGGTTTTCAGTTTCAATTCCAGGCTATCCTGAAACGTTAAATTTAAAAACAAATGTGCATACAAGACCTGTTGGAACGAGACCTCTCATTGAATTAGAACCAACCGATCATCCTTTAGCCATCGAGCAGCGGGAAGGGATAACTCTAGAGCGAATCAAAGATATACAAAAACAATTGGCTACCTATTAA
- a CDS encoding DUF3934 family protein, translating into MRMSKAKGKGGTGRGTGKKGWNRWQASAKKKKNAKPYKSKGTKNADKPEGN; encoded by the coding sequence ATACGTATGAGTAAAGCAAAAGGTAAAGGCGGCACGGGGCGAGGCACCGGCAAAAAAGGATGGAACCGCTGGCAGGCGAGTGCAAAAAAGAAGAAAAATGCAAAGCCTTATAAAAGCAAGGGAACAAAAAATGCTGATAAGCCGGAAGGCAACTAA
- a CDS encoding Bax inhibitor-1/YccA family protein has translation MQEVIGVEQRSLFQKVLVTFIFSLFISTVGLYVGQYVPPAYFLPLAIAEIVMLVAAFMLRKKKSVGYGFTYAFSFISGITLFPIVSYYASVAGAQVVLYAFGSTFVIFTVMGVIGAKTKKDLGFLGSFLLVALLALVCISIFSLFSPLTTPGLMAFSVIGTIVFSLYVLYDFNKMKHGEITEELVPLLALSLYLDFINLFINLLRFFGILGSDD, from the coding sequence ATGCAAGAAGTGATTGGAGTAGAGCAGCGGTCTCTGTTTCAAAAAGTATTAGTCACATTTATTTTTTCGTTATTTATTTCAACAGTTGGCTTATACGTAGGTCAATATGTGCCGCCGGCTTATTTCCTTCCGTTAGCGATTGCTGAAATTGTGATGCTGGTTGCCGCATTTATGTTACGAAAGAAAAAAAGCGTAGGATATGGCTTTACATATGCTTTTTCATTTATATCAGGCATCACGCTGTTTCCGATTGTCAGCTACTATGCATCAGTAGCGGGAGCGCAAGTTGTTCTTTATGCGTTTGGAAGCACGTTCGTTATTTTTACGGTGATGGGTGTAATTGGCGCAAAAACAAAAAAAGATTTAGGGTTTTTAGGTAGCTTTTTATTAGTGGCGCTGTTAGCATTAGTGTGCATCAGCATTTTCTCGCTGTTTAGTCCATTAACAACGCCTGGACTTATGGCATTCTCAGTGATTGGTACCATCGTTTTCTCACTTTACGTACTATATGATTTTAACAAAATGAAGCATGGTGAAATTACAGAAGAGCTTGTTCCACTGCTGGCACTATCTCTTTATTTAGACTTTATTAATCTATTCATCAACTTGCTTCGCTTTTTTGGTATTTTAGGCAGCGATGATTAA
- a CDS encoding YjcZ family sporulation protein, translating into MSGNPGYGHGSGFALLVVLFILLVIIGCSCYGGGLGW; encoded by the coding sequence ATGTCTGGAAACCCTGGATATGGTCATGGATCTGGTTTTGCTTTATTAGTTGTATTATTTATTTTATTAGTAATCATCGGCTGCAGCTGCTACGGCGGAGGCCTTGGCTGGTAA
- a CDS encoding LysR family transcriptional regulator: MDQKDWILIKTLHEEKNITRTAERLYVSQPSLSYRLKNLEEEFGVTLFFKTKKGIEFTSEGEHLVRYAENMWKQLQETKDSMRNMSETVTGTLRLGVSSNFAQHKLPKILKQFSLHYPNVQFSVNTGWSTQVMNLLDSSRVHVGILRGNYPWNGEKSLLTKERLCLISKKEIAIDDLPSLPYINYKTDTSLKDLIQDWWHDKFSEPPFVAMEVDRQETAKEMVKNDLGFAILPEICLHSSDNLYTYGLSYRDESPLLRNTWLMYDPSYLNLAVVKAFIDFLKLSEK, translated from the coding sequence ATGGATCAAAAAGATTGGATATTAATTAAAACGCTTCACGAAGAAAAGAACATTACGCGAACGGCTGAAAGGCTCTACGTATCGCAGCCTTCTTTAAGCTACCGGCTTAAAAATCTTGAAGAAGAATTTGGCGTGACGCTGTTTTTTAAAACGAAAAAAGGAATTGAGTTTACATCTGAAGGTGAGCATCTTGTTCGCTATGCAGAAAACATGTGGAAGCAGCTGCAAGAAACAAAAGACAGCATGCGTAATATGAGCGAAACCGTTACAGGCACGCTTCGCTTAGGGGTATCGAGTAACTTCGCACAGCATAAGCTTCCAAAGATTTTAAAACAGTTTTCTCTTCACTATCCAAACGTACAGTTCAGTGTCAATACAGGCTGGAGTACGCAAGTTATGAATCTATTAGACTCTTCGCGTGTGCACGTTGGTATTTTGCGAGGCAATTACCCGTGGAACGGAGAAAAATCACTGCTGACGAAAGAGCGGCTTTGCTTAATTTCAAAAAAAGAAATTGCGATTGATGACTTGCCAAGCCTGCCTTATATTAATTATAAAACGGATACGTCGCTAAAAGATCTCATTCAAGACTGGTGGCATGACAAGTTTTCAGAGCCTCCGTTTGTAGCGATGGAAGTTGACCGGCAAGAAACGGCCAAAGAAATGGTTAAAAATGATTTAGGCTTTGCGATTTTACCAGAAATTTGCCTTCACTCCAGCGACAATTTATATACATACGGACTTTCATACCGAGATGAATCACCTTTGCTTCGAAACACGTGGCTCATGTATGATCCTTCTTATTTGAATCTAGCGGTCGTAAAAGCATTTATTGACTTTTTAAAGCTAAGTGAAAAATAA
- a CDS encoding CitMHS family transporter, producing MLALLGFTMIIVFTYLIMSKRMSPIVALMVIPLLFAVIGGFGKGVGDMMLEGLKQVAPSAAMLLFAILYFGVMIDAGLFDPLIKQLLKIVKGDPLKIVIGTALLSLLVALDGDGTTTYMITVSALLPLYKRLNMSPLVLTTVAMLSLSIMSSMTPWGGPATRAIVALNLDASEFFIPLLPTLIGGALWVIFTGYILGKKERRRLGAIDIEQFELKSSLAFAEDASLTSQEDITQPKKIWINLALTIALMVVLVSGIWSVSVLFMIGFALALMINYPKLEDQKERLMAHAGNALTVAALVFAAGIFTGILSGTKMVDEMASLLIHLVPDSLGSFLPTIVALTSMPFTFVMSNDAYYFGVLPIFAETAASYGIDPMEIARASVLGQPVHLLSPLVASTFLLVGMVGVDLGEHQRFAFKWAVLTSLVLIVLAIVTGALTLF from the coding sequence ATGCTAGCACTACTAGGTTTTACAATGATTATTGTCTTTACGTATCTCATTATGTCAAAAAGGATGTCTCCTATCGTAGCTTTAATGGTTATTCCACTTCTTTTTGCGGTGATTGGAGGGTTTGGCAAAGGCGTCGGAGACATGATGCTAGAAGGGTTAAAACAAGTAGCTCCGTCAGCTGCGATGCTGCTGTTTGCCATTTTATACTTCGGCGTTATGATTGATGCCGGCCTGTTTGATCCATTAATTAAGCAGCTGTTAAAAATCGTAAAAGGCGATCCGCTCAAAATCGTGATTGGAACCGCTCTTCTATCGCTTTTAGTTGCACTAGACGGAGACGGTACAACTACTTATATGATTACGGTTTCTGCTCTTCTTCCACTGTATAAACGTTTGAATATGAGCCCGTTAGTGTTAACGACGGTTGCGATGCTTTCTCTTAGTATTATGAGCAGCATGACGCCTTGGGGAGGCCCGGCTACTCGCGCGATTGTTGCTCTTAACCTCGATGCATCAGAGTTCTTTATTCCACTTCTTCCAACGTTAATTGGCGGAGCTTTGTGGGTGATTTTTACAGGCTATATTCTTGGAAAAAAAGAGCGCAGACGACTTGGTGCTATTGACATCGAGCAGTTTGAATTAAAAAGCTCGCTTGCTTTTGCTGAAGACGCGTCTTTAACTTCTCAAGAAGATATTACGCAGCCTAAAAAAATCTGGATTAACTTAGCCTTAACCATTGCACTTATGGTCGTATTAGTTTCTGGTATTTGGTCCGTTTCTGTTTTATTTATGATTGGTTTTGCGCTTGCTCTTATGATTAACTATCCAAAACTTGAGGATCAAAAAGAACGTTTAATGGCTCATGCAGGCAACGCGTTAACCGTTGCAGCCCTTGTCTTTGCAGCTGGTATTTTTACAGGAATACTCTCCGGCACTAAAATGGTGGACGAAATGGCAAGCCTGTTAATTCATTTAGTTCCTGATTCACTCGGTTCGTTTTTACCAACAATCGTTGCTTTAACAAGCATGCCGTTTACATTTGTGATGAGTAACGACGCCTATTACTTTGGTGTTTTACCAATCTTCGCTGAAACTGCTGCTTCTTACGGAATTGATCCAATGGAAATTGCGCGAGCTTCAGTACTCGGACAACCTGTTCATCTATTAAGTCCACTCGTTGCCTCTACTTTCTTACTTGTAGGTATGGTAGGTGTTGATCTTGGTGAACATCAGCGCTTTGCATTTAAATGGGCCGTTTTAACGTCTCTTGTTCTCATTGTCCTTGCTATTGTCACAGGCGCACTTACGCTATTTTAA
- a CDS encoding sigma-70 family RNA polymerase sigma factor, translating to MSHSKKIEKQTESFDEACWNEHYPKLQQYCRFLAQNVWDGDDIAQETFLKAQRYKGEEHNLSSALLNKIAYHHWIDLLRKRKREGIVEEKALEQQADKHAFDSKGHSVELLLSQFTPKQAVIFFLKEGFRYQLKEIASILQTSETAVKSNLHRAKQRLEKDSEPFSTDSFWDERERKKLSELFYKTLEAQDPALLIRELPSLKSVIQKPTYTPTCTLCMAA from the coding sequence ATGTCACATTCAAAAAAAATTGAAAAACAAACAGAAAGCTTTGATGAGGCTTGCTGGAACGAGCATTACCCAAAACTGCAGCAGTACTGCCGCTTTTTAGCACAAAATGTGTGGGACGGAGATGATATCGCGCAAGAAACGTTTTTAAAAGCTCAGCGATATAAAGGCGAAGAGCACAATTTGTCTTCTGCGCTGTTAAATAAAATTGCGTACCACCACTGGATTGACCTGCTGCGAAAACGAAAGCGTGAAGGAATAGTCGAAGAAAAAGCTTTGGAACAACAAGCCGATAAGCATGCGTTTGATAGTAAGGGACACTCGGTCGAACTGCTGCTTAGTCAATTTACGCCGAAGCAAGCGGTTATCTTTTTCTTAAAAGAAGGCTTTCGCTATCAGCTGAAAGAGATCGCTTCGATTTTACAAACGTCAGAAACAGCGGTGAAAAGCAATTTACATCGTGCTAAGCAGCGATTAGAAAAAGACAGTGAGCCGTTTTCTACAGATTCTTTTTGGGATGAAAGAGAGCGTAAAAAGCTGTCAGAACTGTTTTATAAAACGTTAGAAGCGCAGGACCCAGCACTTTTGATTCGGGAGTTGCCTTCCTTAAAAAGCGTCATTCAAAAACCAACGTATACTCCGACATGCACTCTCTGCATGGCTGCATAG
- a CDS encoding MFS transporter, with translation MTNQQEPIWTKSFISIAITNFFIFVVFYALLTLLPIYVLDALDGTSTQAGLVVTIFLLSAIIVRPFSGKVIENIGKKKTLVFSTLIFALSSFLYMFIHHFNVLLLLRFFQGISFSLATTVTGAIAADLVPTKRRGEGLGYFGMSMNLAVVAGPFLALTLHQYMAYNIIFLVFGVIMLVGWLCGMMVKNLQENAASPVKKSFSLSDLFEKKSMPISSVGILVSFSYASIISFISVYAQSLGLIKTASFFFVVFAAAMLISRPFTGRLFDKSGPNIVIIPSCVVFAIGLFSLSFTHSSWMLLFSGALVGLGYGTLLPSFQTLAIQAAPAHRSAYATATFFTFYDSGIAVGSFVLGIAAGALGYSKLYFALGIFVLLITLYYKWIANLRQKQKAANIQVGMK, from the coding sequence ATGACGAACCAGCAGGAGCCAATCTGGACTAAAAGCTTTATCAGCATTGCGATTACCAACTTTTTTATTTTTGTCGTGTTTTATGCATTGCTGACGCTGCTGCCGATTTATGTATTAGACGCCTTGGACGGCACGAGTACGCAGGCAGGGCTTGTTGTTACCATCTTTTTATTATCTGCGATTATTGTTAGACCGTTTTCAGGGAAAGTCATTGAAAACATTGGAAAGAAAAAAACGCTTGTATTTAGTACCCTCATTTTTGCGCTTTCTTCCTTCTTATATATGTTTATCCACCATTTTAACGTGCTTTTATTACTGCGCTTCTTTCAAGGAATTTCATTCAGCTTAGCGACAACCGTCACCGGAGCGATTGCAGCGGATTTAGTTCCCACTAAACGACGAGGAGAAGGGCTTGGCTACTTCGGAATGTCAATGAACTTAGCTGTAGTTGCAGGGCCGTTTTTAGCATTAACGCTTCATCAATACATGGCATACAACATTATTTTCCTTGTATTTGGCGTGATTATGCTCGTTGGTTGGCTGTGTGGAATGATGGTCAAAAATCTTCAAGAAAACGCTGCTTCGCCAGTGAAGAAATCATTTTCACTGAGCGACTTGTTCGAAAAGAAATCCATGCCGATTTCATCTGTAGGTATTCTCGTTTCTTTTTCGTATGCAAGTATTATTTCGTTTATTTCTGTGTACGCACAGTCGCTTGGATTAATTAAAACAGCAAGCTTTTTCTTTGTTGTGTTCGCAGCTGCGATGCTGATTTCACGACCGTTTACCGGAAGACTATTCGATAAATCTGGTCCAAACATCGTGATTATTCCATCATGCGTTGTCTTTGCGATTGGTCTATTTAGCTTAAGCTTTACGCATTCTTCTTGGATGTTGCTGTTTTCAGGTGCATTAGTAGGACTAGGCTACGGAACGCTGCTTCCTAGCTTCCAAACGCTGGCGATTCAAGCAGCGCCTGCTCACCGAAGCGCATATGCAACTGCCACGTTCTTTACGTTTTATGATAGCGGAATTGCAGTTGGTTCGTTTGTATTAGGAATTGCAGCAGGTGCTTTAGGCTATTCAAAATTGTACTTTGCGCTTGGTATTTTTGTTCTTTTGATTACACTTTACTACAAGTGGATTGCAAATTTACGTCAAAAACAAAAAGCAGCAAATATCCAGGTGGGCATGAAATAA
- a CDS encoding C40 family peptidase — protein sequence MKVMKPLMVTALGLSLATFYEGAFPAEKVVQVQAATDENVIADKAKTYEGADYTSGGETLSEGFDSSGFVQYVFKQALDTTLPRSVKEQSALGTDVDKNELQAGDVLFFDTNENGEVNVAAIYIGDDEMIYASSSDGKVVVKNISSSAYWSSHFAKAKRITGAPEIAKDNEVIAEALKHLGTPYVFGGESPTDGFDCSAFVAYVFQDASDVYLPRSTDQQWQVGEEVARADLKPGDVIFFKDTYREGISHVGIYAGGNQFIHAKRSENVTVDYLTSSYWTSKYAGARRYDDLSLSKDNPFVTESLKYVGEVPYAQGGTSPSTGFDTAGFVQYIYKEAAGKDIPRYASQQWEAGETISQSDLKPGDLVFFEGSSLIPSIYIGNDYVVHVSTSEGVKITNYKVDSYWAPKYYGAKRMP from the coding sequence ATGAAAGTAATGAAACCTCTTATGGTCACAGCGTTAGGGCTTAGTCTTGCCACTTTTTATGAAGGCGCTTTTCCTGCAGAAAAAGTTGTGCAAGTACAGGCTGCTACAGATGAAAACGTGATTGCTGATAAAGCAAAAACGTATGAAGGAGCCGATTATACATCTGGAGGAGAGACGCTAAGCGAAGGGTTTGACAGCTCTGGCTTCGTTCAATATGTGTTTAAGCAAGCGCTGGATACAACGCTGCCTCGTTCCGTGAAAGAACAGTCAGCGCTTGGGACAGACGTTGATAAAAACGAGCTGCAAGCGGGTGATGTATTGTTTTTTGACACTAATGAAAACGGTGAAGTGAACGTAGCCGCTATTTATATCGGAGACGATGAGATGATTTATGCATCTTCTTCAGATGGAAAAGTCGTGGTGAAAAACATTTCAAGCAGTGCCTATTGGTCATCACATTTCGCTAAAGCAAAGCGCATTACAGGAGCACCGGAAATTGCAAAAGATAATGAAGTCATTGCAGAAGCATTAAAACATCTCGGCACGCCATATGTATTTGGAGGCGAGTCGCCAACAGACGGTTTTGACTGTTCCGCATTTGTTGCCTATGTATTTCAAGATGCATCGGACGTCTACCTTCCGCGATCAACCGATCAGCAGTGGCAAGTTGGAGAAGAAGTTGCACGGGCAGATTTAAAGCCAGGAGACGTTATCTTTTTTAAAGACACGTATCGTGAAGGGATTTCACACGTAGGCATTTACGCAGGCGGCAATCAGTTTATTCACGCCAAGCGCAGCGAAAATGTGACGGTTGATTACCTAACAAGCAGCTACTGGACGTCTAAGTACGCCGGAGCAAGGCGCTACGATGACTTATCGCTGTCAAAAGACAATCCATTTGTGACGGAATCTCTTAAATATGTAGGAGAAGTACCTTACGCACAAGGTGGGACAAGTCCTTCTACAGGCTTTGATACAGCAGGTTTTGTTCAATACATTTATAAAGAAGCAGCTGGAAAAGACATTCCGCGCTATGCAAGTCAGCAGTGGGAAGCAGGAGAAACCATTTCACAATCTGACTTGAAGCCGGGAGATCTCGTCTTTTTTGAAGGAAGTTCACTTATTCCATCTATCTATATTGGAAATGACTATGTCGTTCACGTATCCACATCTGAGGGCGTGAAAATTACAAACTATAAAGTAGACAGCTACTGGGCGCCTAAATACTACGGAGCAAAGCGCATGCCATAA
- a CDS encoding cold-shock protein, translating to MTEGTVKWFNAEKGFGFIEIEGGEDVFVHFSAIQGDGFKSLDEGQKVTFDIEQGQRGAQAANVVKA from the coding sequence ATGACTGAAGGTACAGTAAAATGGTTTAATGCAGAAAAAGGTTTCGGTTTCATCGAAATTGAAGGCGGAGAAGATGTATTCGTACATTTCAGCGCAATTCAAGGCGACGGATTCAAATCTTTAGACGAAGGTCAAAAAGTGACTTTCGACATCGAGCAAGGTCAACGCGGTGCACAAGCTGCTAACGTTGTAAAAGCATAA
- a CDS encoding MarR family winged helix-turn-helix transcriptional regulator, with protein MNNLVFHELHQKSRLSIKEVNEVLKAYGLYSSQYSILFCLKRFGSMTQTEIWQYLNVEAPTVTRTLTRLEKSGWIVRKAGSDKRERIVYLSPQAKKKLPEIQQEIERLEENLLIALSDREQDQLISLLKKICKSTEKGEMNDEPAGANLD; from the coding sequence GTGAATAACTTGGTGTTTCATGAGCTTCATCAAAAGTCGAGATTGTCTATTAAAGAAGTAAATGAAGTATTAAAAGCGTACGGGCTATACAGCTCACAGTATTCGATTTTATTTTGTTTAAAGCGATTCGGCTCGATGACGCAAACGGAGATTTGGCAGTATTTAAATGTCGAAGCGCCAACGGTTACCCGCACGTTAACAAGGCTTGAAAAAAGCGGATGGATCGTTCGAAAAGCAGGCAGTGATAAACGAGAGCGCATCGTTTATTTGTCTCCTCAAGCGAAGAAAAAGCTTCCAGAAATTCAGCAAGAAATTGAACGTTTAGAAGAAAATTTGCTGATTGCTTTATCCGACAGAGAACAGGATCAGCTTATTTCGTTATTAAAGAAAATTTGTAAATCTACAGAAAAGGGTGAAATGAATGACGAACCAGCAGGAGCCAATCTGGACTAA
- the clpP gene encoding ATP-dependent Clp endopeptidase proteolytic subunit ClpP produces the protein MSTIPYVIEQSNRGERSYDIYSRLLKDRIILIGDEINDHIANSVVAQLLFLAADDPKKDISLYINSPGGSTSAGFAIYDTMQYIEPDVQTICTGMAASFGALLLLAGAKGKRYALPNSEVMIHQPLGGARGQATEIEISARRILKLKQHINEIISTRTGQPVEKVANDTERDYFMSAEEAREYGIIDGILLPK, from the coding sequence ATGAGTACCATTCCATATGTAATTGAACAAAGCAACCGCGGTGAACGTTCGTATGATATTTATTCGAGGCTGTTAAAAGACCGGATTATTTTAATTGGTGATGAAATCAATGATCATATTGCTAACAGCGTGGTCGCGCAGCTCTTATTTCTTGCGGCAGATGATCCTAAAAAAGATATTTCACTGTATATTAACAGCCCCGGAGGTTCGACTTCCGCAGGGTTTGCGATTTATGATACGATGCAGTACATTGAGCCGGACGTTCAAACAATTTGCACGGGCATGGCCGCTTCTTTTGGCGCACTGCTTCTCCTAGCAGGAGCAAAAGGAAAGCGCTATGCACTTCCAAATAGTGAAGTTATGATTCATCAGCCGCTAGGAGGAGCTAGAGGGCAGGCGACTGAAATTGAAATTAGCGCTCGGCGGATTTTAAAATTGAAGCAGCATATTAATGAAATCATATCAACACGAACGGGACAGCCGGTTGAAAAAGTGGCAAACGATACGGAACGAGATTATTTCATGAGTGCTGAAGAAGCAAGGGAGTACGGAATTATCGATGGTATTCTGTTGCCGAAATAA
- the sigH gene encoding RNA polymerase sporulation sigma factor SigH — protein MSVGIVIEKVQNYAMLEDHVLVEMVHSGDEKSLEYLINKYQNLVRGKARKYFLIGAEKEDIVQEGMIGLYKAIRDFNEDKLTSFKGFAELCITRQIITAIKTATRQKHGPLNSYISLDKPLYDEESNYTLMDMIPGDQIANPEAVLIHQEKVEDRELKIAETLSELERKALTLYMDGHSYAEISKELNTHVKSIDNALQRIKRKLGRDVESRQAIS, from the coding sequence GTGAGCGTAGGCATCGTAATTGAAAAAGTTCAAAATTATGCTATGTTAGAAGATCATGTTTTGGTTGAAATGGTTCACAGCGGAGACGAAAAATCATTAGAGTATTTAATCAACAAGTATCAAAATCTTGTAAGGGGAAAAGCAAGAAAATACTTTTTGATTGGTGCTGAAAAAGAAGACATCGTCCAAGAAGGAATGATTGGACTGTACAAAGCAATTCGCGACTTTAACGAAGACAAGCTAACATCTTTTAAAGGGTTTGCGGAGTTATGTATCACAAGACAAATTATTACGGCGATTAAAACGGCTACTCGTCAAAAGCACGGTCCGTTAAATTCGTACATTTCATTGGACAAGCCTCTGTATGATGAAGAATCAAACTATACGCTGATGGATATGATTCCTGGCGATCAAATTGCTAATCCGGAAGCGGTGCTGATTCATCAAGAAAAAGTGGAAGACCGCGAGTTAAAAATTGCGGAAACACTTAGTGAATTGGAAAGAAAAGCGCTGACGCTGTATATGGACGGCCATTCATACGCTGAAATTTCGAAAGAATTAAATACGCACGTTAAGTCAATTGACAACGCGCTGCAGCGTATCAAAAGAAAGTTAGGTCGAGACGTAGAAAGCAGACAAGCTATTTCATAA